A window from Deinococcus arcticus encodes these proteins:
- a CDS encoding PEP/pyruvate-binding domain-containing protein: MAAVHQTGPHQTGAKAWRLTQLRRYGFPVPDLYVVPAWVHADWLQRSRLEPRLRSAAPNELERLRTQLHGTPLPGTLIAALAELAPVAPAWAVRSSAPHEDGSAASFAGQYATCLNVSGLQALCEAVRQVWASMWTPAALSYRVRHGAAADFGMAVLLMPMVPAVSSGVAFTRDPLTGQPERIIIQANWGLGESLVQGLSAGDESTVHTHPLNADLTGLQTTVGRKTQQVQLQPEGGTRTEAVPIHQQRQPVLQPAQALHLAGLLRQAALSLNFAAPHFDLEWAFDGHRFWLLQARPLTAVNGRGAGQVQGQPTLWSRGNTGEVMPFPLSAIDWSAAQNIGEHVLKSSLLAAGYAPESAVPRLALHQGHLYMNMTLVQWELKEAFGLSPADTNALLGGQQRALTWPQVTWTARLRQGKRLLKLAFLTPALRRKGRRQATRLLRWSAREARRPLPTSSRQQAAALDRLFTHLNRQQALFFLQGGSGASAWALRRLLTRLMPLEGPALALDLLTGGAPSVSAAQAHDLARLASLLRTDGLTRTWVEHTAAGQLAPGLPRRHPFRRAFEEYLRRYGHRATYESYTRHARWREDPSPLLHHLCSLAAQAPVSAGPAGSVSAHLRRLPGGLQVLRPAIGLLARLAQQELRDRELGRSAVFSPVEPYRRLLLHIGRSWATSGHIEQPSDVFDLTLPEIHALLRQERPFGGLRDLVLDRQQATEAWRALSVPDVYTRGALVPTSADSPPVQAPRAAGRHTLTGTGASSGVVTGRACVMDHPNDLGTLQAGDILVVRSADPSWTPVFLQARGLVMETGGLLSHGTIVAREFSLPTVLNIPGIRQQVRTGDLLHVDGAAGTVTVYSREDHP; encoded by the coding sequence ATGGCCGCTGTGCACCAGACCGGTCCTCACCAGACCGGCGCCAAAGCCTGGCGCCTGACACAACTGCGCCGGTATGGGTTCCCGGTTCCCGACCTTTATGTTGTTCCAGCGTGGGTCCATGCCGACTGGCTTCAGCGCAGTCGGCTTGAGCCACGCCTGCGCAGCGCAGCGCCCAACGAACTCGAGCGCCTGCGCACCCAGCTGCATGGGACGCCACTCCCGGGAACACTGATAGCGGCACTCGCTGAACTGGCCCCTGTGGCCCCCGCCTGGGCCGTACGTTCCTCAGCGCCGCATGAGGACGGCAGCGCCGCGTCTTTTGCCGGCCAGTACGCCACCTGCCTCAATGTCAGTGGCCTGCAGGCATTGTGTGAGGCTGTGCGGCAGGTCTGGGCCTCGATGTGGACGCCGGCCGCGCTCAGCTACCGCGTCCGGCACGGCGCTGCGGCAGATTTCGGAATGGCGGTGCTGCTGATGCCGATGGTGCCTGCGGTGAGTAGCGGCGTCGCCTTTACGCGGGACCCGCTCACAGGGCAGCCGGAGCGCATCATCATTCAGGCCAATTGGGGCCTGGGCGAAAGTCTGGTGCAGGGGCTCAGTGCAGGTGACGAGAGCACTGTGCACACCCATCCCTTGAACGCCGACCTCACAGGGTTGCAGACCACGGTTGGGCGCAAGACCCAGCAGGTCCAGCTTCAGCCTGAGGGCGGCACGCGCACCGAAGCCGTACCCATCCACCAGCAACGCCAGCCTGTCCTGCAGCCGGCACAGGCGCTCCACCTTGCGGGGCTGCTGCGGCAGGCGGCCCTCAGCCTCAATTTCGCCGCGCCCCATTTCGACCTGGAGTGGGCGTTCGACGGCCACCGGTTCTGGCTGTTGCAGGCGCGGCCCCTGACAGCAGTGAATGGGCGCGGAGCTGGACAGGTGCAGGGCCAGCCCACACTCTGGTCGCGCGGCAACACAGGGGAGGTGATGCCGTTTCCCCTCTCTGCTATTGACTGGAGCGCGGCGCAGAATATTGGCGAGCATGTGCTGAAAAGCAGCCTGCTGGCAGCAGGATATGCGCCCGAGTCTGCCGTCCCACGCCTGGCTCTGCACCAGGGCCACCTGTATATGAACATGACACTTGTGCAGTGGGAGTTGAAAGAAGCGTTCGGCCTGTCCCCAGCGGACACCAACGCCCTGCTGGGTGGCCAGCAGCGCGCCCTGACGTGGCCACAGGTGACCTGGACGGCGCGTCTCCGCCAGGGCAAGCGGCTGCTCAAGCTGGCTTTCCTGACTCCTGCCCTGCGCCGAAAGGGGCGGCGGCAGGCCACCCGACTCCTCCGCTGGAGTGCCCGGGAAGCCAGGCGACCCCTGCCCACGTCGTCCCGGCAGCAGGCCGCCGCGCTGGACCGGCTGTTTACGCACCTCAACCGCCAGCAGGCCCTGTTCTTCCTGCAGGGGGGCAGCGGGGCCAGTGCCTGGGCGCTTCGGAGGCTGCTGACCCGGCTGATGCCGCTAGAAGGACCTGCACTGGCCCTGGATCTGCTGACCGGGGGCGCACCCAGCGTGAGTGCGGCGCAGGCACATGACCTTGCGCGTCTGGCCAGTCTGCTGCGGACGGACGGCTTGACACGGACCTGGGTGGAACACACGGCGGCCGGCCAGCTGGCCCCGGGCCTGCCCCGCCGCCACCCATTTCGCCGCGCCTTCGAGGAATATCTGCGCCGCTATGGCCACCGCGCCACTTACGAGAGCTACACCCGTCACGCCCGCTGGCGTGAAGACCCTTCGCCCCTGCTGCACCATCTGTGCAGCCTGGCCGCGCAGGCGCCTGTCTCCGCTGGCCCGGCGGGGTCTGTCTCGGCGCACCTGCGGCGGTTGCCCGGCGGCCTGCAGGTGCTGCGGCCTGCCATTGGGCTCCTGGCGCGGCTGGCACAGCAGGAACTGCGGGACCGCGAGCTGGGTCGCAGCGCCGTGTTCAGTCCCGTTGAACCGTACCGGCGCCTGCTTCTGCACATTGGCCGGAGCTGGGCCACTTCGGGACACATAGAACAGCCCAGCGATGTCTTCGACCTCACCCTGCCGGAAATTCACGCCCTGCTGCGCCAGGAGCGCCCGTTCGGGGGCCTGAGGGATCTGGTGCTGGACCGGCAGCAGGCGACCGAAGCGTGGCGCGCCCTGAGCGTTCCCGATGTGTATACCCGGGGCGCCCTGGTGCCCACTTCAGCAGACAGTCCTCCTGTTCAGGCCCCCAGAGCCGCTGGGCGACACACCTTGACCGGCACCGGGGCCAGCAGCGGCGTGGTCACCGGCCGGGCGTGCGTGATGGACCATCCGAATGACCTGGGAACGCTGCAGGCGGGGGACATTCTGGTGGTGCGCAGCGCCGACCCCTCCTGGACCCCCGTGTTCCTGCAGGCCCGTGGCCTGGTGATGGAGACTGGCGGGCTGCTTTCCCACGGCACCATCGTGGCGCGTGAGTTTAGCCTGCCCACGGTCCTGAATATCCCGGGCATCCGGCAGCAGGTTCGAACCGGCGATCTTCTTCACGTGGATGGAGCGGCGGGTACAGTCACAGTTTATTCGCGCGAGGACCACCCATGA
- a CDS encoding glycosyltransferase yields the protein MKRPLPLAPRLALAFLMFKGVNLLLNALTFPQLRTPPASETLPTVSLLIPARDEAHNLRRHLPGIVAQAAHEALILDDGSTDETAEVAAACGLQVIQGVPLPPGWKGKSWACHQLAAQASGEILLFLDADVALHGGAARALAAHLQQQRSGLVSVLPRPQGLNLGTRLLAPLVDVMVLTWLAYPMQWLRWPQASTANAQVMAFRREAYWAAGGHQAVRDEMLEGTALARRVRAAGWPVSKALGKEHVGIRAYRSYPASVRGFSKHALHVHLGSRPLLVALGALHFLVYTLPWLRRARHPLVWAVRLAGPAERLLVNWLTGRRQLPDLLEALLVPVTFLAALPAYRLALGRQVTWKNRTYTNAAHKHSEQP from the coding sequence ATGAAGCGACCCTTGCCTCTGGCGCCCCGCCTTGCCCTGGCGTTCCTGATGTTCAAAGGGGTCAACCTGCTCCTTAACGCCCTGACCTTTCCCCAACTGCGCACGCCTCCGGCATCTGAAACCCTGCCCACGGTGTCCCTCCTGATTCCAGCGCGCGATGAGGCCCACAACCTGCGGCGTCACCTGCCCGGCATTGTGGCGCAGGCGGCCCATGAAGCTCTGATTCTGGACGACGGCAGCACCGACGAAACCGCCGAGGTCGCCGCCGCGTGTGGCCTGCAGGTGATTCAGGGTGTCCCGCTGCCCCCAGGCTGGAAAGGCAAAAGCTGGGCCTGCCATCAGCTGGCGGCGCAGGCCAGTGGCGAGATCTTGCTGTTTCTCGATGCCGATGTTGCTCTGCATGGCGGCGCCGCCAGGGCGCTGGCCGCTCACCTGCAGCAGCAGCGTTCCGGTCTGGTGAGTGTGTTGCCCCGGCCACAGGGCCTGAATCTGGGCACCCGTCTCCTCGCCCCGCTGGTGGACGTGATGGTGTTGACCTGGCTGGCGTACCCGATGCAGTGGCTGCGCTGGCCACAGGCGAGTACGGCCAACGCCCAGGTGATGGCCTTCCGGCGCGAAGCGTACTGGGCCGCCGGAGGGCACCAGGCCGTCCGGGACGAGATGCTGGAGGGCACTGCGCTGGCCCGCCGGGTCCGCGCAGCCGGATGGCCTGTCAGCAAGGCGCTGGGCAAAGAGCATGTGGGCATCCGTGCGTACCGCAGCTACCCGGCCTCTGTTCGCGGCTTCAGCAAACATGCCCTGCATGTTCACCTCGGCTCGCGCCCCTTGCTGGTGGCGCTGGGCGCCCTGCACTTCCTGGTGTACACCCTGCCGTGGCTGCGGCGTGCACGGCATCCCCTGGTGTGGGCCGTGCGGCTTGCCGGGCCTGCAGAACGGCTGCTGGTCAATTGGCTCACTGGTCGGCGCCAGCTACCTGATCTGCTTGAAGCCCTGCTCGTCCCGGTCACGTTCCTGGCGGCGCTCCCCGCCTACCGACTTGCTTTGGGGCGGCAGGTGACCTGGAAAAACCGCACTTATACCAACGCGGCCCACAAGCACAGCGAGCAGCCCTGA